Part of the Scylla paramamosain isolate STU-SP2022 chromosome 22, ASM3559412v1, whole genome shotgun sequence genome, atatatatatatatatatatatatatatatatatatatatatatatatatatatatatatatatatatatatatatatatatatatatatatatatatatatatatatatatatatatatatatatatatatatatatatatatatatatatatatatatatatatatatatatgaaggaataagagaTGTGAGGTGATgctggagggggggagggacttgcttgctgctgctgctgttctttatgtgacagagagagagagagagagagagagaccacgctgatgatgacaatgattatCTTTATTTCTGCCAGATATACTTTCATTTCTTACAATTATACTTATTAAAATTACAAGTACTCATAATTTGTTATCAGTAACACTACTCcgcctctcctttatcttttcgTTACTACAAAATAAAGGGAGGGTAAGAGGCGGCCATGCTTCATTTCGGTGTTTGTCCGGTATTTTTTGGATTGTTGTGGTGCAGCGGCGTGGTGAGCAGAGAGCGTGGTGAgcggagagggaaagaaagataggatCCTTGCCACCTTATTAACATCAAAACGAAGACTAAAGAAGTAGAAATCTTAAGGTCCAAGAAGTAATGtacaggtgaaggtgaagagtAAAGCAGATAACTTGTAATAATGGCAGATATAAGCTTGAGTGAGGCGGAGAAGAGATATATTGTGGATGGAGTAAAGGTAAGCTGCAAGAATTCATACTCACCTGCTCATTTACTCTAGTCTGATAATATGTAACTAACTCAAGCGTTTTCATATTAGAGGTTTAGactcattcagttcattaactTCACTGCGGGTCTCATCGTTCTGTTGATCACGATTTGTTAAACTTAATATTTTGTCGATAAATGAATAGTCATTGTCAGGAAATAAATAGgctaaggttatttccataaaCTCACTGCCCAGTCAAGCAAGTAAAGGAAGTTGCCTGTTAAATATGGTCAGTTAAGTTTGCAGGTACACCAGTCCCATGAAGTGGTGCTTGTTGAGTATGGCAGAAGGAAGGACTGACTTATTTGATTTACCTTGTGCGGAACCAGTAGACTCAATAAATGGCTTTGGTTCATTCGTAATTTAATCGCTTTGAAccatcctcctccatttctgttTGGTTTATGTGGCAGTAATACGCCTTCTGAACTGTGTTTACTGAGGTAGTACTCAAAACTTGGTGTTAGTTTCTTTCAGTTCACCTCCCTCAGAGTGAATTGTTTTGTCGAGTCTGCCCTTGAAACGGCAAACAGTAGAGGCCAGGGAATAAATAAGACTaggaattaaaagtttgtgaTGGTTTATCTAGAGGCAAAAATGGCATAATAGCATCAACAGCCTTCATCAGTCTCATGATTATATAGAAAATTagtcagttttgtttttttctaaacaCTGATGTATGTTTTTTACAGCATATTTCTGATGGTAGATGTGTTTCATTTCCCATATACTTTGTTGAGTCTTCAGTAGAGATTTGGATCAGACCAATATCTATTACATCCTATAGACAACTATAGAAAACCACTAGCAAAATATCATCAGTTATCACAACTTATTTCCCCATGTAGGGCTGCAGTTGTAGACAGTTTCTTCCCTGATGTTCACCtttctcgtatatatatatatatatatatatatatatatatatatatatatatatatatatatatatatatatatatatatatatatatatatatatatatatatatatatatatatatatatatatatatatatatatatataacaaacactgcctattttttttttcttcaatgggCCTTTTGAGAGCCTTTTTTCTTCAGGAATCCTTTCTTCTCAATATGGTCTTTTCTTCAGTTGGGCTTTTTCCCCTCAGTGTGCTTtttcataaatgtttttttttcagtatttttctccTGTGGGTCTTTTTCTTCAATGGGCCGTTTTCTTCCATATTGTTGCTGTTGGCTAGATTTCcccttacttaaaaaaaaaaaaagaaaaaaatcaagacagaGTATCCTATGAGTACACACTACCACCTTTCACAGCTGGGCATTCGTGTGGATGGGCGGGAGCGGCTGGACTACCGGCAATTGGAGATTGAGACAGGCCTGGTGTCAACTGCCAATGGGTCAGCCCGAGTGCGCCTTGGCTGCACAGATGTTCTTATTACTGTCAAGATGGAAatggaaccaccaccaccacagcaaccgAAAGATGGACAGATACACTTCTTTGTCAACTGGTATGGGAAGTGCttattgtctttgtgtgtgtgtaataataataataataataataaacggtttattatttaggcagttaacaaactgaaaatgtacatagggggtagggaaatacttaacattaattctaaaggtaagtctaacctagaaggtgtgtgtgtgtgtgtgtgtgtgcttttctatttttataaaTGCAATTTACTCTAATTTCTATTAAACCAACTCTGAAGTTGTACTATTTTTTGCCCATTCTGTAGAGTTTTGAAAGAATTGTCATTAAAATTTTGATTTAGTATGAGAaaaatttaagtatttttctgACATCTACCAGTCTTGCACATAAATATGCCCCTTCTGCTGTGTAAGGCTGTAATAACCATAGCTGGGTGcaataactgataaattgatAACAATAACCTTATTGGCGATAACTGGTGATAAATTTATCGCCCGATaactgataaattgataaatccaaaattATGGTACTAGCGATaacaatattgatattttaaataaaaaactgataaatccaaatctttatttttacttttatcttagaaaacttagaaaaatcttagaaaaaattTCAAATTCAATGCTCATCCTGCCTCTTCACTAATGAGAAAtactgttttaagtaaaatgagtacatttgattttgaaaaattaaaaattaaaacttcaacatgctcatgttccaaAACTAAAAATTATTGATTATTGCTAGcttggaaccaaaagtatcaGTGATACTGATGAATCCATAATgctggaaaaataattatcagatAATTGATAACATGATATCCTTATTGTGATGAATTTTCATGATAATTTATCATGATAATGCCCACTTATGCAAACCAGTATTATGTAGCACTTAAATATGCCCCTTCTGCTGTGTAAGCCTGTAATCACTATCATGTATAGTTTCTGGAAAGATAAGGACAACCCATCGAAACCTCAGTGTACAGAATGTCTCCTAAATCATTCCTGATTATTAGTAACAAGACAGTCACTTGagtcatctatccatctatctatataccagaccATTAATCCCTCACAggatggcccagacaaagcatcaCATActcatacacgcacacacaccattcatatTCTTATCCCCATCAGCCTCTATTGATCTGCTTTTTTCTTCCACAGCTCAGCCAATGCAGCCCCAGAGTTTGAGGGTCGAGGCGGAGAGGATTTAGCTACCAGCCTGAGTGCAATGCTTGACCGCCTCTACTCCTCCCCTCTGTCCCTCGACACAAGCCGGCTGTGTGTGGTGCCCGGCAAGCATGTCAAGGTGCTCTATGTGGATGTGGAGGTGAGTCATCTGTGTCTCTCAGGCTTACGGATGACTGCTGTGTGTTCATTTTGCTGTTGACCAtgttttcattgcttttatAGCCTCCATAATTTTTGGGATGtacttttaatttatttgtatatttgtgaAGTAAGGATGGGGATGTTAAAAAAGTCTCATGTAGTAGTGGAACAGAAGGTCCTTAGTGTAGTATGTAAAGGaatggatgggggtgatagtATTGTGTTCTGTGGCATAGGTGTAAGTCATGGAAAGGCAATGTACACTAAGGGTGCGTCCACAATTACTACCCTATTCAGGAGAGTGTCCTAGTGTGTAGGGTGCCAAAATGTGTTGCTCAATTTCATGACATATCGGGTTTAAgagtttctttgtgttttctgattgttagaagaagaaagggacaaGAGTAGAGTTATGGTTGCATCTTGACATTATCTTGTTTGGATGTTAATTTCTTCTTAACACATTCCTCTTTATCAACTTAACTTACAATATTTCCTTTCAGATTCTAGAGTGTGGTGGGAACTTGTTTGACACAGTGAGTTTGGGAGTGAAGGCAGCACTGTGGGCTACCAGAATGCCTAGAATATATATCACtggggaggatggaggggagcTGGAGTTCATGGTGTCAGACAACCCTCAAGAAGTTGACCGAGTGGATGTGTCCAATGCTCCTATCCTCATCACACACTTGAGGGTGAGTGTTTGACATTTTATGCTTCATAAGTATGAAGGATTAGATCCCATGGTGGTGTGCCAACTTAGGAACTTAAAATGTATGTCTAGATATTTCCCAGTAAACTGAaagcataagaacacaagaaaatatgggaagctgcaaaaagttATATGTgacagtccctatatgaaacatatctacctacttccatctatcatcttaatccacaaatttgtctaatcttattttaaagctccctaatggctCATCACTAATAAATGTTTAGAGAAAAGTACTGTGTGGAACTCAATGTTTCACTAGCTATGCAGTGACTTCTGTTGTATGTTCTTTTGAGGACTATCAGTTTGTGCCATAATATTACGATGCTCTCAAAGTGATGTCATTATATTGAATTAGTCAGTTACagttatagatagataggcatgCAGACAGATGACTGGGCAGGGACATCATATTACCTTAACCTGATaaatctacctttcctctcACAGATAACAGAGAACTTGACAGTAATTGACCCAACCCCAGAGGAGGAGTGCTGTGGGCCTGTGCAGGTGGTGGTTGGTGTCACTCCCAAGggcctcatcaccaccacacaacagtTAGGGGCTGGGACTTTTGCACCACAGACTCTCTCAGCTTCCCTCAAAGTAATTGCTTTTTATTATCATCCACATCATGCCCATACTTTTTGGGAATGTTCTTCCTTGTTCACTTTGGTTGCTGCAAGTGGACAATTTTCTTCTAAAACTTAGTCTTTCACTGCCATCATTGCATACTTTTTGTCATTACTTGATTTAATTTATCCTTTCACTTTTGCAAGATAACTGCACTGTTTCATCTTTACAATTGCTTTTGCATAATATGTGAAGTTCCCAATTTTTGCAAATCTTGTAATGAATTTAGTGGTGAGCAACATGAGCTACCACACAGTACAGGAATGCTTGATTTATGTGTGGCATTTCATTACCATTGGTGTCCTCTGCCATGTATAAAAAGGAATCATGATTGATGAATGCTCAGTTTTAAGCATTTTGAAGTTGTGAATTAAATCATTCTGCCAGAAGAATGAcagaacattaaaaagaaacaaattatgGAGGAGTTGAGGTAATCAGACAGCACCTTAAGATGGGtttagaaaatggaaagaaatgtaAGAGTAACATGAAAGTGCAACAATGAAGTGGATGGTGTGGGTAGCCACTTATGAAATGGAAGAGACAGAGTAATAGAGTATCTGAGGTATGAGAGATGAAGGAGTTTGAGTGTTCAGGAAGGGGACATATGAATGGGAACAAAGAGGAACTTCTATTTGGGCCACCTACAAGAAGTTTGAAGGAAAGGGCATCAGAGTACagtagattagattaagtttgaaaataaagaagatatgCAAATTGTTTTTCACACTTATTTTACTGCTTCCTGTCctcctgcttttttctttctttgtctacttgcttgcttgcttgcttttcATAGGCATTATACTTTCATAAGGTGTAGTTAGGAGTTGAACTACTTACTATGGTACAAACATTTATTCTGTGACTTGCTTATGCCAATCAAAGATGTAATGACAGTCAACCCTCTGACTAGTAATGAGGGTATGATGCTTATTACCTTATTTGAATACCCATAGATTGATTTACTGGACAAGAGTATAATAGAAATAATGGAGGATTGAATTCAGTGACTCCTTTTGCTGTCAATGTCATTCTTTCTGATCATACTCTAAACATGCATCATAGTCATATTGAACTGTCATATTAAACTTGAGATTGTAGTCTGAAACTTAATATATTAAGTTAGTTGTATGGCATAAAATGGTATTTCTTGAAGAATTTTACTAAAGGTTGATTGTCTAAATGAACACATTTATAAGACACTTCTACGGCACTGTTTCTTGAAAAAATTTTTTTGCTGAAGGCCTTTGTAGTATAAAAGTTGATAAGAATTAATCTTAAGGCACTTTTTCTAAGGTCTGAGTTCTTGAGGACTTTTACTAAAGACTGCAG contains:
- the LOC135111763 gene encoding exosome complex exonuclease RRP42-like, which produces MADISLSEAEKRYIVDGVKLGIRVDGRERLDYRQLEIETGLVSTANGSARVRLGCTDVLITVKMEMEPPPPQQPKDGQIHFFVNCSANAAPEFEGRGGEDLATSLSAMLDRLYSSPLSLDTSRLCVVPGKHVKVLYVDVEILECGGNLFDTVSLGVKAALWATRMPRIYITGEDGGELEFMVSDNPQEVDRVDVSNAPILITHLRITENLTVIDPTPEEECCGPVQVVVGVTPKGLITTTQQLGAGTFAPQTLSASLKSAQELGVKIHHQLMQRLQQEESIPNRKTKGFL